Proteins from a single region of Echeneis naucrates chromosome 14, fEcheNa1.1, whole genome shotgun sequence:
- the cxxc5a gene encoding CXXC-type zinc finger protein 5 isoform X2 → MSTGLSEGGRTEDLERSSCKQDSPVTERRNRSGIISEPLSKSLKNSRTLSQYTAVSSATTNGHTDNSESKSHSAKPQPPPQPQPTVSALTAAKLDRTLEQVLEGQNGLLHFAQAAALLKRAGMEHMLLPGGMGVGVGGGDGSSGASDLEGTSVTDAVGGPVDFPYGVGGGFPFNPGLFIMTPAGVFLADSALHMASLAEYPAQSELASAINSGKKKRKRCGMCPPCRRRINCEQCSSCRNRKTGHQICKFRKCEELKKKPSAALEVMLPTGAAFRWFQ, encoded by the exons ATGTCTACCGGGCTGTCGGAGGGGGGCCGGACAGAGGACCTGGAGCGGAGCAGCTGCAAACAGGACTCTCCCGTCACAGAGCGCAGGAACCGCAGTGGCATCATCAGTGAGCCCCTCAGTAAGAGCCTTAAAAACTCTCGTACGCTCTCCCAGTATACGGCAGTCTCCTCTGCTACCACCAATGGACACACGGACAATAGCGAGAGTAAGAGCCACTCGGCCAAGCCTCAGCCACCCCCACAGCCCCAGCCCACTGTCTCCGCACTGACAGCAGCCAAGTTGGACCGAACCCTAGAACAGGTTCTGGAGGGACAGAATGGCCTGCTGCACTTTGCCCAGGCAGCGGCACTGTTAAAGCGGGCCGGTATGGAGCACATGCTCCTGCCTGGGGGCATGGGAGTGGGAGTTGGCGGTGGAGATGGAAGCTCGGGGGCTAGCGACTTGGAGGGTACGTCTGTCACGGACGCCGTAGGTGGTCCTGTTGACTTCCCATATGGAGTAGGGGGTGGCTTCCCCTTCAACCCGGGGCTTTTCATCATGACGCCGGCTGGAGTGTTTCTGGCAGACAGTGCACTACACATGGCCAGCCTGGCCGAGTACCCAGCGCAGAGTGAGCTGGCCTCTGCTATCAACTCCGGTAAAAAGAAACGAAAACGTTGCGGCATGTGTCCACCTTGCCGACGGCGGATTAACTGCGAGCAATGCAGCAGCTGCCGGAATCGCAAAACAGGCCACCAGATCTGCAAGTTTCGCAAATGTGAGGAACTAAAGAAGAagccctctgctgctctggag GTGATGCTTCCTACAGGAGCAGCGTTCCGGTGGTTCCAGTAG
- the cxxc5a gene encoding CXXC-type zinc finger protein 5 isoform X1: MSTGLSEGGRTEDLERSSCKQDSPVTERRNRSGIISEPLSKSLKNSRTLSQYTAVSSATTNGHTDNSESKSHSAKPQPPPQPQPTVSALTAAKLDRTLEQVLEGQNGLLHFAQAAALLKRAGMEHMLLPGGMGVGVGGGDGSSGASDLEGTSVTDAVGGPVDFPYGVGGGFPFNPGLFIMTPAGVFLADSALHMASLAEYPAQSELASAINSGKKKRKRCGMCPPCRRRINCEQCSSCRNRKTGHQICKFRKCEELKKKPSAALEKVMLPTGAAFRWFQ; the protein is encoded by the exons ATGTCTACCGGGCTGTCGGAGGGGGGCCGGACAGAGGACCTGGAGCGGAGCAGCTGCAAACAGGACTCTCCCGTCACAGAGCGCAGGAACCGCAGTGGCATCATCAGTGAGCCCCTCAGTAAGAGCCTTAAAAACTCTCGTACGCTCTCCCAGTATACGGCAGTCTCCTCTGCTACCACCAATGGACACACGGACAATAGCGAGAGTAAGAGCCACTCGGCCAAGCCTCAGCCACCCCCACAGCCCCAGCCCACTGTCTCCGCACTGACAGCAGCCAAGTTGGACCGAACCCTAGAACAGGTTCTGGAGGGACAGAATGGCCTGCTGCACTTTGCCCAGGCAGCGGCACTGTTAAAGCGGGCCGGTATGGAGCACATGCTCCTGCCTGGGGGCATGGGAGTGGGAGTTGGCGGTGGAGATGGAAGCTCGGGGGCTAGCGACTTGGAGGGTACGTCTGTCACGGACGCCGTAGGTGGTCCTGTTGACTTCCCATATGGAGTAGGGGGTGGCTTCCCCTTCAACCCGGGGCTTTTCATCATGACGCCGGCTGGAGTGTTTCTGGCAGACAGTGCACTACACATGGCCAGCCTGGCCGAGTACCCAGCGCAGAGTGAGCTGGCCTCTGCTATCAACTCCGGTAAAAAGAAACGAAAACGTTGCGGCATGTGTCCACCTTGCCGACGGCGGATTAACTGCGAGCAATGCAGCAGCTGCCGGAATCGCAAAACAGGCCACCAGATCTGCAAGTTTCGCAAATGTGAGGAACTAAAGAAGAagccctctgctgctctggag AAGGTGATGCTTCCTACAGGAGCAGCGTTCCGGTGGTTCCAGTAG